A single window of Mycobacterium sp. ITM-2016-00318 DNA harbors:
- a CDS encoding multifunctional oxoglutarate decarboxylase/oxoglutarate dehydrogenase thiamine pyrophosphate-binding subunit/dihydrolipoyllysine-residue succinyltransferase subunit — translation MYRKFREDPSSVDSSWHEFLVDYSPESSAATSTGSGNGPASTSAPTAPREPGPAPAPKPATQGNGAPTAKAEPAPAKAEPEPAPAKAEPEPAPAKAEAAPAKKEAPPAVTPPPAAKTDVASAKPKADSKPDEKSAPTADGDEAQVLRGAAAAVVKNMSASLDVPTATSVRAIPAKLMIDNRIVINNHLKRTRGGKISFTHLIGYAIVAAVKKFPNMNRHFSEVDGKPNAITPAHTNLGLAIDLQGKGGSRQLVVAAIKGAEAMRFGQFIAAYEDIVRRARDGKLTAEDFSGVTISLTNPGTIGTVHSVPRLMRGQGAIIGVGAMEYPAEFQGASEERIADLGIGKLITLTSTYDHRIIQGAESGDFLRTVHELLLSDDFFDDIFRELGIPYEPVRWRTDNPDSIEDKNARVIELIAAYRNRGHLMADIDPLRLDKSRFRNHPDLDVTTHGLTLWDLDRVFKVNGFAGGEQRKLRDVLGLLRDSYCRHVGVEYTHILEPDQQKWLEDRVEVKHEKPTVAQQKYILSKLNAAEAFETFLQTKYVGQKRFSLEGAETVIPMMDAVIDQAAEHALDEVVIGMPHRGRLNVLANIVGKPYSQIFSEFEGNLNPSQAHGSGDVKYHLGANGTYIQMFGDNDIAVSLVANPSHLEAVDPVLEGIVRAKQDLLDKGDGPDGFTVVPLMLHGDAAFAGQGVVAETLNLALLRGYRTGGTIHIIVNNQIGFTTSPADAKSSEYCTDVAKMIGAPIFHVNGDDPEAAVWVAKLAMDFRQKFKKDVVIDMLCYRRRGHNEGDDPSMTQPSMYDAIDTKRGARKTYTEALIGRGDISMKEAEDALRDYQGQLEQVFNEVRELEKHEIEPSESVESDQMLPAGMDTAVDKSLLAQIGDAHLAAPDGFTVHSRVKPVLEKRREMAYEGKVDWAFAELLALGSLIAEGKLIRFSGQDTRRGTFTQRHSVIIDRKTGAEFTPLQLLATNGDGQPTGGKLMIYDSALSEYAAVGFEYGYSVGNPEAVVLWEAQFGDFVNGAQSIIDEFISSGEAKWGQLSDVVLLLPHGHEGQGPDHTSGRIERFLLLWAEGSMTIAMPSTPANYFHLLRRHALDGIHRPLIVFTPKSMLRNKAAVSDIRDFTEQKFRSVMEEPAYTDGDGDRGKVKRILMTSGKIYYELVARKAKEKRDDVAIVRIEQLAPLPRRRLNETLDSYPSAEQFFWVQEEPANQGAWPTFGLTLPELLPEKLTGLKRISRRAMSAPSSGSSKVHAVEQQEIIDEAFAE, via the coding sequence ATGTACCGCAAGTTCCGCGAGGATCCTTCCTCCGTGGATTCGAGCTGGCACGAGTTCCTCGTCGACTACTCCCCCGAATCGTCGGCAGCCACCTCGACCGGGTCCGGCAACGGCCCCGCGTCCACGTCGGCCCCGACCGCGCCCCGCGAGCCAGGTCCCGCCCCCGCACCGAAACCCGCCACGCAGGGCAACGGCGCCCCGACCGCCAAGGCCGAGCCGGCACCCGCCAAGGCCGAGCCCGAGCCGGCACCCGCGAAAGCCGAGCCCGAGCCGGCACCCGCGAAAGCCGAGGCGGCCCCGGCGAAGAAGGAAGCGCCGCCCGCCGTCACCCCGCCGCCGGCAGCCAAGACCGATGTCGCTTCTGCCAAGCCCAAGGCCGACTCGAAGCCCGACGAGAAATCCGCGCCGACCGCCGACGGGGACGAGGCCCAGGTGCTCCGCGGCGCGGCCGCCGCGGTCGTGAAGAACATGTCCGCGTCGCTGGACGTGCCGACTGCCACCAGCGTCCGTGCCATTCCCGCCAAGCTGATGATCGACAACCGCATCGTCATCAACAACCACCTCAAGCGGACCCGCGGCGGCAAGATCTCCTTCACCCACCTGATCGGGTACGCGATCGTGGCCGCGGTCAAGAAGTTCCCGAACATGAATCGCCACTTCAGCGAGGTGGACGGTAAGCCCAACGCGATCACACCGGCGCACACCAACCTCGGATTGGCGATCGACCTGCAGGGCAAGGGCGGCTCCCGCCAGCTGGTGGTCGCCGCCATCAAAGGTGCCGAGGCCATGCGGTTCGGCCAGTTCATCGCCGCCTACGAGGACATCGTGCGGCGCGCCCGCGACGGCAAGCTGACCGCAGAAGACTTCTCGGGGGTGACGATTTCGCTGACCAACCCCGGCACCATCGGCACCGTGCACTCCGTGCCGAGGCTGATGCGCGGCCAGGGCGCGATCATCGGCGTCGGTGCGATGGAGTACCCGGCCGAGTTCCAGGGCGCCAGCGAAGAACGCATCGCCGACCTGGGAATCGGCAAGCTGATCACGCTCACTTCGACCTACGACCACCGCATCATCCAGGGTGCGGAGTCCGGTGACTTCCTGCGCACCGTGCACGAGCTGCTGCTCTCCGACGACTTCTTCGACGACATCTTCCGCGAGCTCGGCATCCCCTACGAGCCGGTGCGCTGGCGCACCGACAACCCCGATTCGATCGAGGACAAGAACGCGCGCGTCATCGAGCTGATCGCGGCCTACCGCAACCGCGGGCACCTGATGGCCGACATCGATCCGCTGCGACTTGACAAGAGTCGGTTCCGCAACCACCCCGACCTGGACGTCACCACCCATGGGCTGACGCTGTGGGACCTGGACCGCGTCTTCAAGGTCAACGGCTTCGCCGGTGGCGAGCAGAGGAAGCTCCGCGACGTGCTCGGCCTGCTGCGCGACTCCTACTGTCGGCACGTCGGCGTCGAGTACACCCACATCCTCGAACCCGACCAGCAGAAGTGGCTCGAGGATCGCGTCGAGGTCAAGCACGAGAAGCCGACCGTCGCACAGCAGAAGTACATCCTGTCCAAGCTGAACGCCGCCGAAGCGTTCGAGACCTTCCTGCAGACCAAATACGTCGGCCAGAAGCGGTTCTCGCTCGAGGGCGCGGAGACCGTCATCCCGATGATGGACGCTGTCATCGACCAGGCCGCTGAGCACGCGCTCGACGAGGTCGTCATCGGAATGCCGCACCGCGGCAGGCTCAACGTGCTCGCCAACATCGTCGGCAAGCCGTATTCGCAGATCTTCAGCGAGTTCGAGGGCAACCTGAACCCGTCACAGGCCCATGGCTCCGGCGACGTCAAGTACCACCTCGGCGCCAACGGCACGTACATACAGATGTTCGGCGACAACGACATTGCGGTTTCGCTTGTGGCCAACCCGTCTCACCTCGAGGCGGTCGATCCCGTTCTCGAGGGCATCGTGCGCGCCAAGCAGGACCTGCTGGACAAGGGCGACGGGCCTGACGGCTTCACCGTCGTGCCGCTGATGCTGCACGGCGATGCGGCGTTCGCCGGCCAGGGCGTGGTCGCCGAGACGCTGAACCTGGCACTGCTGCGCGGCTACCGGACCGGCGGCACGATCCACATCATCGTCAACAACCAGATCGGTTTCACCACTTCGCCCGCCGACGCCAAGTCGTCGGAGTACTGCACCGACGTCGCCAAGATGATCGGCGCGCCGATCTTCCACGTCAACGGCGACGACCCGGAAGCGGCGGTGTGGGTGGCGAAACTGGCGATGGACTTCCGGCAGAAGTTCAAGAAGGACGTCGTCATCGACATGCTGTGCTACCGCCGACGCGGGCACAACGAGGGCGACGACCCGTCGATGACCCAGCCGTCGATGTACGACGCGATCGACACCAAGCGTGGCGCCCGTAAGACCTACACCGAGGCGTTGATCGGCCGCGGCGACATCTCGATGAAGGAAGCCGAGGACGCCCTGCGCGATTATCAGGGCCAGTTGGAGCAGGTCTTCAACGAGGTCCGTGAACTCGAGAAGCATGAGATCGAGCCCAGCGAGTCGGTGGAGAGCGACCAGATGCTCCCGGCGGGCATGGACACCGCCGTCGACAAGTCTCTGCTCGCGCAGATCGGCGACGCGCATCTCGCGGCGCCGGACGGCTTCACCGTGCACTCCAGGGTCAAGCCCGTGCTGGAGAAGCGCCGCGAGATGGCCTACGAGGGCAAGGTCGACTGGGCCTTCGCCGAACTGCTGGCGCTCGGCTCACTGATCGCCGAGGGCAAGCTGATCCGGTTCTCCGGCCAGGACACCAGGCGTGGCACGTTCACGCAGCGGCACTCGGTGATCATCGACCGCAAGACCGGTGCAGAGTTCACCCCATTGCAACTGCTGGCCACCAACGGCGACGGACAACCGACCGGCGGCAAGCTGATGATCTACGACTCGGCGCTGTCCGAATACGCCGCGGTGGGCTTCGAGTACGGATATTCGGTGGGCAACCCAGAAGCGGTTGTGCTGTGGGAGGCGCAGTTCGGTGACTTCGTCAACGGTGCGCAGTCGATCATCGACGAGTTCATCAGCTCGGGCGAGGCCAAATGGGGTCAGCTCTCCGACGTTGTCCTGTTGTTGCCGCACGGCCACGAAGGCCAGGGTCCCGACCACACATCGGGCCGCATCGAACGGTTCTTGCTGCTGTGGGCCGAAGGCTCGATGACGATCGCGATGCCGTCGACGCCGGCGAACTACTTTCACCTGTTGCGGCGCCACGCGCTGGACGGCATTCACCGGCCGCTCATCGTGTTCACGCCGAAGTCGATGCTGCGAAACAAGGCGGCCGTCAGCGACATTCGCGATTTCACCGAACAGAAGTTCCGTTCGGTGATGGAGGAGCCGGCCTACACCGACGGCGACGGCGACCGCGGCAAGGTGAAGCGGATCCTGATGACCAGCGGCAAGATCTACTACGAGCTGGTGGCGCGCAAGGCCAAGGAGAAGCGCGATGACGTCGCGATCGTGCGCATCGAACAGCTCGCGCCGCTGCCGAGGCGGCGACTCAACGAGACACTCGACAGCTATCCCAGCGCCGAGCAGTTCTTCTGGGTGCAGGAAGAGCCTGCGAACCAGGGTGCGTGGCCCACGTTCGGCCTGACGCTGCCCGAGCTGCTGCCCGAAAAGCTGACGGGGCTCAAGCGGATCTCGCGACGGGCGATGTCGGCGCCGTCGTCGGGTTCGTCGAAGGTTCATGCCGTCGAGCAGCAGGAGATCATCGACGAGGCGTTCGCCGAGTAA
- a CDS encoding LLM class flavin-dependent oxidoreductase: MARLDIGVVEMLVNSRLGPTPMVRNSLMTAQAAQADSLWVIDHLNSLFPRSIMKKPYLGAAAMLPTPDACLEPWTMLGHIAARNRFRRLKLGTAVTDTGRRNPAVTAQAAATLHLLTKGRAILGIGTGEREGNEPYGVDWSKPVGRFIEAMATIRALWDSKGAPITRDSEFFPLHNATFDLPPYKGTWPEIWIASHGPRMLRATGRYADGWFPGAIFNRPDYKASLDVVRTAASDAGRNPASIRAAKFCFVVPGRSRDEVDAALESVAMKTFGLLIPAADWQRHGQRHPMGDDFNGFQDIVPQILDEQTVLSYTADVPVSLLRDCMLTGTPDEIVDQVAEWRGFGLEYGVFANAGFMQPSLKNSLASGPSFIQVLRRLRKL, translated from the coding sequence ATGGCGAGACTCGACATCGGTGTCGTAGAAATGCTGGTCAACAGCCGGTTGGGGCCCACTCCCATGGTGCGGAACAGCCTGATGACAGCTCAGGCGGCACAGGCCGATTCGCTATGGGTGATCGATCATCTGAATTCGTTGTTCCCCCGTTCGATCATGAAGAAGCCGTATCTGGGTGCGGCAGCGATGTTGCCGACACCCGATGCATGCCTCGAGCCGTGGACAATGCTCGGACACATTGCCGCCAGAAATCGATTCCGACGGTTGAAGCTGGGAACGGCCGTGACAGACACAGGCCGACGGAACCCCGCGGTGACCGCTCAGGCGGCGGCGACGCTGCACCTGCTGACGAAGGGGCGGGCAATACTCGGCATCGGAACCGGCGAGCGAGAGGGCAACGAGCCCTACGGGGTGGATTGGTCCAAACCCGTGGGCCGCTTCATCGAGGCGATGGCGACGATCCGGGCGCTATGGGATTCCAAGGGTGCCCCCATCACGCGCGACTCGGAGTTCTTCCCGTTGCACAACGCCACCTTCGACCTTCCTCCGTATAAGGGAACGTGGCCGGAGATCTGGATCGCCTCACACGGCCCGCGCATGCTCCGCGCCACCGGGCGGTACGCCGACGGGTGGTTTCCCGGCGCGATATTCAATCGCCCGGATTACAAGGCCTCCCTCGACGTGGTTCGCACCGCCGCTTCGGACGCTGGACGGAATCCGGCGTCGATCCGCGCCGCGAAGTTCTGCTTCGTCGTTCCCGGCCGAAGCCGCGACGAGGTGGACGCAGCGCTCGAATCGGTCGCGATGAAAACCTTCGGGCTTCTGATCCCAGCCGCGGACTGGCAGCGGCACGGCCAGCGCCACCCGATGGGCGACGACTTCAACGGGTTCCAGGACATCGTTCCGCAGATACTCGACGAGCAGACGGTGCTCTCCTATACCGCAGACGTCCCCGTATCTCTGCTCAGGGACTGCATGCTCACCGGCACACCCGACGAGATAGTCGATCAGGTGGCCGAGTGGCGGGGCTTCGGCCTCGAGTACGGAGTCTTCGCCAACGCCGGCTTCATGCAACCCAGTCTGAAGAACAGTCTGGCTTCGGGGCCCTCATTCATACAGGTCCTCCGGCGGCTCAGGAAGCTGTAG
- a CDS encoding SDR family oxidoreductase, with protein sequence MKGFDGKVAVVTGAGSGIGQALAIELGRAGAKLAISDIDTDGLASTEERLNAIGAPLKTDRLDVTEREAFELYADEVKGHFGTVNQIYNNAGITFLGSIEASQFKDIERVMDVDYWGVVNGTKVFLPHLIASGDGHVINVSSVFGLLAVPGQGAYNAAKFAVRGFTEALRQEMIVAGHPVKVTCVHPGGIKTAIARNSAAAEGIDQQELAKFFDKKLATTSAQKAARVILDGVRRNKARVLVGNDAKGLDLLARVTGSGYQRVVAAVTSRQGPTSTLA encoded by the coding sequence ATGAAGGGCTTCGACGGGAAAGTCGCCGTCGTCACCGGCGCGGGGTCGGGCATCGGTCAGGCGCTGGCGATCGAACTCGGCCGCGCCGGCGCCAAGCTGGCCATCAGCGACATCGACACCGATGGTCTCGCGTCGACCGAGGAGCGGCTGAACGCCATCGGCGCGCCGCTGAAGACCGATCGGCTCGACGTCACCGAGCGCGAGGCGTTCGAGCTGTACGCCGATGAAGTCAAGGGCCACTTCGGCACCGTCAACCAGATTTACAACAACGCAGGCATCACGTTCCTGGGCAGCATCGAGGCCAGCCAGTTCAAGGACATCGAACGGGTCATGGACGTCGACTACTGGGGCGTGGTGAACGGCACCAAAGTGTTTCTGCCGCATCTGATCGCGTCGGGTGACGGACATGTCATCAACGTGTCGAGTGTCTTCGGACTGCTTGCGGTGCCGGGGCAGGGTGCCTACAACGCAGCCAAGTTCGCCGTGCGCGGGTTCACCGAGGCGCTGCGCCAGGAGATGATCGTCGCGGGCCATCCGGTGAAGGTGACCTGTGTGCATCCCGGCGGCATCAAGACGGCGATCGCCCGCAACTCCGCGGCCGCCGAGGGTATCGACCAGCAAGAGCTCGCGAAGTTCTTCGACAAGAAGCTCGCCACCACGTCCGCCCAGAAAGCGGCGCGGGTCATCCTCGACGGTGTCCGCAGAAACAAGGCCCGCGTGCTCGTCGGCAACGACGCCAAGGGTCTTGATCTGCTCGCGCGGGTCACCGGTTCGGGTTATCAACGGGTGGTCGCCGCGGTGACCTCGCGGCAGGGACCCACCAGCACGCTCGCCTGA
- a CDS encoding glycine betaine ABC transporter substrate-binding protein, which produces MAARRLVVAVLAALLVAGCAATTTGPSMAVGARKDAQSRLLASLYAAALRSYGTPAHVEVLPDPFTGLDSGDVTVVAGFTGRLLNTFAPGAKARAATQVYRDMVSALPEGVAAGDFAEAAEDKPALAVTEATAEAWRGRDVTAAVRNCDKLEVGHVADAPPQTTVGTCTVKANDYPRAAELFEALRIGRINAAWTSTADPDIPADTIVLTDRTALIRAENVVPLYRRNELSEMQVLALNEVAGVLDTAGLVQMRRQVEAGSDPAHVADEFFAEHPLGATSR; this is translated from the coding sequence ATGGCGGCACGAAGACTCGTCGTCGCGGTGCTCGCTGCGCTTCTGGTTGCCGGCTGCGCGGCAACGACGACCGGCCCGTCAATGGCCGTCGGCGCCCGCAAAGACGCCCAGTCGAGACTGCTGGCGTCGCTGTACGCCGCGGCTCTGCGCAGCTACGGAACGCCCGCGCACGTCGAGGTCCTGCCCGACCCGTTTACGGGACTGGACTCGGGCGACGTCACCGTCGTGGCGGGCTTCACCGGCAGGCTGCTCAACACCTTCGCGCCAGGCGCCAAAGCACGGGCCGCGACTCAGGTGTACCGCGACATGGTCTCGGCGCTTCCCGAGGGCGTGGCCGCGGGTGACTTCGCCGAGGCCGCGGAGGACAAACCCGCGCTCGCCGTCACCGAAGCCACCGCCGAAGCATGGCGTGGACGGGACGTGACGGCGGCGGTGCGCAACTGCGACAAGCTCGAGGTCGGGCACGTCGCCGACGCTCCGCCGCAGACCACCGTCGGCACCTGCACGGTCAAAGCGAATGACTATCCCAGGGCGGCAGAGCTTTTCGAGGCGTTGCGGATCGGGCGGATCAACGCGGCGTGGACGTCGACGGCCGATCCGGACATCCCGGCCGACACGATAGTCCTGACGGACCGCACGGCGTTGATTCGCGCCGAGAACGTCGTGCCGTTGTACCGTCGCAACGAGCTGTCCGAGATGCAGGTGCTCGCGCTCAACGAAGTGGCGGGGGTGCTGGACACGGCGGGACTGGTGCAGATGCGCCGTCAGGTCGAGGCGGGAAGCGATCCTGCACACGTCGCCGACGAATTCTTCGCCGAACACCCGCTCGGCGCAACCAGCCGCTAG
- a CDS encoding NADP-dependent malic enzyme: MVVPDQPENPQLIVTDEEIFEAHVAGKLSVELKAPLDTQRALSIAYTPGVAQVSRAIAADHTLAARYTWANRLVAVVSDGSAVLGLGDIGPAASLPVMEGKCGLFKAYGDLDAIPIVLDTKDPDEIVETLIRLRPTYGAVNLEDISAPRCFDIESRLIEALDCPVMHDDQHGTAIVVLAAMLGATKVLDRDLSSLRVVISGVGAAGVACANILLAAGISEMTLLDSRGILHSQREDLTPVKADLAKRTNPDGRSGGMIEALKGADMFLGLSGGVVPEELIATMAPNGIVFALSNPDPEVHPEVAAKYAAVVATGRSDFFNQINNVLAFPGVFRGALDAGARRITEKMKVAAAEAIFSVVGGDLAPDFIVPSPLDPRVGPAVAAAVAAASDWTD, from the coding sequence GCGCCCTGTCGATCGCCTACACCCCGGGTGTGGCGCAGGTGAGTCGGGCGATCGCCGCCGACCACACGTTGGCCGCCCGCTACACCTGGGCCAACCGGCTGGTCGCCGTGGTCAGCGACGGCAGCGCGGTACTTGGCCTCGGCGACATCGGACCGGCCGCGTCGCTGCCGGTGATGGAAGGCAAATGCGGGCTGTTCAAGGCGTACGGCGACCTGGACGCCATCCCGATCGTCCTGGACACGAAGGATCCCGACGAGATCGTCGAGACCCTGATCCGGCTGCGGCCGACGTACGGTGCGGTGAACCTCGAAGACATCTCGGCGCCGCGCTGCTTCGACATCGAAAGTCGCCTCATCGAGGCTCTGGACTGCCCGGTGATGCACGACGATCAGCACGGCACCGCGATTGTCGTGCTCGCGGCGATGTTGGGCGCGACGAAGGTGCTCGACCGTGACCTGTCGTCGCTGCGGGTGGTGATCTCCGGCGTCGGCGCGGCGGGTGTGGCGTGCGCGAACATCCTTCTCGCCGCGGGTATTTCGGAAATGACGCTGCTGGACTCGCGCGGCATCCTGCACAGCCAGCGCGAAGACCTGACCCCGGTCAAGGCCGATCTGGCCAAGCGCACCAACCCCGATGGCCGGTCCGGCGGCATGATCGAGGCGCTCAAGGGCGCCGACATGTTCCTGGGACTCTCGGGCGGTGTCGTGCCCGAGGAGTTGATTGCGACGATGGCGCCCAACGGCATCGTGTTCGCACTGTCCAACCCCGACCCCGAAGTCCACCCCGAGGTGGCCGCGAAGTACGCCGCCGTGGTGGCGACGGGGCGCAGTGACTTCTTCAACCAGATCAACAACGTGCTGGCATTCCCCGGAGTGTTCCGTGGGGCGCTGGACGCAGGTGCGCGCCGCATCACCGAGAAGATGAAGGTCGCCGCCGCCGAGGCGATCTTCAGCGTGGTGGGCGGCGACCTGGCGCCCGATTTCATCGTTCCGAGCCCGCTGGACCCGCGTGTCGGGCCTGCCGTGGCCGCGGCGGTCGCGGCCGCCTCAGATTGGACGGACTGA